One window of the Caminibacter pacificus genome contains the following:
- the fabD gene encoding ACP S-malonyltransferase, with product MKLGLLFPGQGSQFVGMGKDFYDNSQKAREMFEIASEAIKTDFKKLMFEENDDINKTEFTQPAILLYSAIAYELFKDTPFDFQYALGHSLGEFSALYAAGALELADAIKLVHERGKLMNAAFKDKVGSMMVVLGLDDETVEEVCKNSNLQVWPANYNSDGQIVIAGIREDLEKLEPVLKEKGAKRVMLLNMSVASHCPLLESASEPLKELVNEYVKDEFLPVVSNVTAKKYTTKSEALEVLPVQLTKPVLYKQSIKNYEDEVDMFVEFGGKVLMGINRKITKKKTLPITDMASLEKVINTIQG from the coding sequence ATGAAACTTGGACTTTTGTTTCCTGGGCAAGGTTCTCAGTTTGTGGGAATGGGAAAAGATTTTTATGATAATTCACAAAAAGCTCGTGAAATGTTTGAAATCGCAAGTGAAGCGATAAAAACTGATTTTAAAAAGTTGATGTTCGAAGAAAACGACGATATCAATAAAACGGAATTCACACAACCTGCAATTTTGCTTTATTCCGCTATCGCGTATGAACTTTTTAAAGATACTCCTTTTGATTTTCAGTATGCTTTGGGGCACTCTTTAGGAGAATTCAGTGCTTTATATGCCGCAGGCGCTCTTGAACTTGCCGATGCTATTAAGCTTGTACACGAAAGAGGAAAACTTATGAACGCCGCTTTTAAAGACAAAGTCGGCTCAATGATGGTTGTTTTGGGACTTGATGACGAAACTGTAGAAGAAGTGTGTAAAAATTCCAACCTTCAAGTTTGGCCTGCGAATTATAATAGCGACGGGCAAATCGTAATTGCTGGAATTAGAGAAGATTTGGAAAAATTGGAGCCCGTATTAAAAGAAAAAGGCGCTAAAAGAGTTATGCTTTTAAATATGAGCGTTGCAAGTCATTGTCCTTTGCTTGAGAGTGCGAGCGAGCCTCTAAAAGAACTTGTAAACGAATATGTAAAAGATGAGTTTTTACCTGTTGTTAGTAACGTGACGGCTAAAAAATATACGACAAAATCGGAAGCTCTTGAAGTTTTACCCGTACAGCTTACAAAACCGGTACTTTATAAACAATCTATCAAAAATTACGAAGATGAAGTTGATATGTTTGTGGAATTCGGCGGAAAAGTTTTGATGGGTATCAATAGAAAAATCACTAAGAAAAAAACTCTGCCTATTACTGATATGGCAAGTTTGGAAAAAGTAATTAACACTATTCAAGGATAA
- a CDS encoding response regulator transcription factor encodes MTVGLVTLDEKIIENLSKIILHNGYKVIIYKNLNFINEKEKYSFLIADLDMNKNMIIDAIKNYKIKDVILISTEKSVELIRKVYALGIADFIQKPVFLEEIIFKLKKYCPKKIRLNDIEIDFYNKIVSKNGELVKLTQKESSLLFLLLQYKNRIVTYEMIRDDIYGYTYPSDNAIHLLVSRLKKKLKLNIISVPKEGYILKV; translated from the coding sequence ATGACAGTAGGATTAGTAACTTTGGATGAAAAAATTATTGAAAATCTATCAAAAATCATACTTCATAACGGATATAAAGTAATAATTTATAAAAATTTAAACTTTATAAACGAAAAAGAGAAATATAGTTTTTTAATAGCGGATTTGGATATGAATAAAAATATGATAATAGACGCAATAAAAAATTATAAAATAAAAGATGTGATTTTAATAAGCACTGAGAAAAGTGTTGAACTTATTAGAAAAGTATATGCGTTAGGTATTGCGGATTTTATTCAAAAACCGGTATTTTTAGAGGAGATTATTTTTAAACTTAAAAAATATTGTCCTAAAAAAATCAGATTAAATGATATCGAAATAGATTTTTATAACAAAATTGTAAGTAAAAACGGCGAATTGGTAAAACTTACTCAAAAAGAGTCCTCTCTTTTATTTTTATTATTGCAATATAAAAATAGAATCGTAACTTATGAGATGATAAGAGATGATATTTACGGCTATACCTATCCGAGCGATAATGCGATACATCTGCTCGTTAGCAGACTGAAAAAAAAACTTAAATTAAATATCATTTCCGTACCGAAAGAAGGGTATATTTTAAAAGTTTGA